The Exiguobacterium acetylicum genome includes a window with the following:
- a CDS encoding efflux RND transporter permease subunit, protein MNFLTRFSLKNSVAVFIIAILLILGGVYSFSQLKVDQFPEIEFPQISIEAVYPGASPDDVDKQVVSKLETSLKGIEGATKLTSSSYESIGILNIEFPFDTDMDKVEQQIDAAIQDANLPEEATTKLNRLSFGSFPIYNISFFSKDGKDIEKILKEEIEPELNKIPGINSVSVGGYKDDLVQITVDKEKATEAGLSLSSIKEQINGKYVSFPSGQLSENDSKIPIRVEEKLENLDKLKNLQLTPAAGATGSTSNGQTGGSSAGGPPQGATQGPPSTTSGATADQASQPAEPIRLEDIAKIEAVSQQSEKTRYDLKDSLSMAITKKQDANTVEIADEVTKILNKYDDQVDYTIGIDSAKDIEESVATLVKEGLLGALFASLAVLLFLRNIRATIIAIVSIPLSLLIAAIFLNWQDISLNIMTLGGMAVAVGRVVDDSIVVIENIFRRVRKSEAGMTDEIIEQSTKEILKAITSSTLTTVVVFLPIGFVGGITGKFFLPFALTIIFSLLASLLVAITIVPILAKFAFKKVPAEEKEGALQRWYGKLIEKSLSHKAIILIVSFLLLGGSLAIVPRLGFTFIPNEASKTLTASLELPAATSLEKTSDVSFEMEKMFDKEQAIADVTTSVGARDFTTGLRLDNKASYFLNLKDGANVEKIIKSLETQMEDIAQDENVDVKISVAELSTGGPPSNNNVDVDLFSNDLEALQEAAKLVEDNMSKNNDLKYITNNFSEKQKQFLVEIDPEKASDRGLSGFQILGTVNDQTKPVTVGTLNLDNKDQDVQLSYEEGLVSKEDLEDVQLFSANGPVALKDVANVNEVETFTSIQKLDGKVYARVSGQVKGDDVQNVSNAVKADVEKIDLPDGVSLTSGGGNDDTVEIFQSLGIAIVVAIGLVYLTMLITFGKARIPFIILSSLIFVPIGSLVTLFLAKEPLSVSVMIGFLMLIGIVTTNAIVLVDRIGQNVGRGMPIRESLIEAGKTRLRPILMTAFATIMALVPLALTTSSGTLISKGLALTVIGGLTTSTLLTLIIVPVVYELFFFKKAKKERTTK, encoded by the coding sequence ATGAACTTTTTAACCCGATTTAGTTTGAAGAACTCGGTTGCTGTTTTCATCATTGCAATCCTATTAATTTTAGGGGGCGTCTATTCTTTCTCACAATTAAAAGTCGATCAGTTCCCGGAAATCGAGTTCCCTCAGATTTCAATCGAAGCGGTTTACCCTGGTGCATCACCTGACGATGTCGATAAACAAGTCGTCTCAAAGCTCGAAACTTCTCTTAAAGGTATTGAAGGGGCTACCAAGCTGACGAGCTCTTCTTATGAAAGTATCGGTATCTTAAACATCGAATTCCCGTTTGATACCGATATGGATAAGGTTGAACAACAAATCGATGCTGCTATTCAGGATGCAAATCTCCCAGAGGAAGCAACGACGAAATTGAATCGTTTGTCATTCGGCTCATTCCCGATCTATAACATCTCCTTCTTTAGTAAAGATGGTAAAGACATCGAGAAAATTTTGAAGGAGGAGATTGAGCCTGAACTAAACAAGATCCCAGGTATCAACAGCGTCTCCGTTGGTGGTTATAAAGACGATCTTGTTCAAATCACCGTTGATAAAGAGAAAGCAACGGAAGCAGGATTATCACTTTCGAGCATCAAGGAACAAATCAATGGAAAATATGTCTCGTTCCCATCTGGACAATTATCGGAAAACGACTCGAAGATTCCGATTCGCGTCGAGGAAAAACTAGAAAATCTAGATAAACTAAAAAATCTTCAATTAACACCAGCTGCTGGTGCAACTGGCTCAACTAGTAACGGTCAAACAGGTGGTTCATCTGCTGGCGGTCCGCCACAAGGTGCAACGCAAGGACCACCAAGTACAACAAGTGGAGCGACTGCAGATCAGGCGTCTCAACCTGCAGAACCGATTCGCCTCGAAGATATCGCTAAGATTGAAGCGGTCTCGCAACAAAGCGAAAAAACACGTTACGACTTAAAAGACTCTTTATCGATGGCGATTACGAAAAAACAAGATGCTAATACGGTCGAAATCGCAGATGAAGTCACGAAGATCCTCAACAAATATGACGATCAAGTCGACTATACGATTGGAATCGATTCCGCGAAAGATATCGAGGAATCCGTCGCGACACTCGTTAAAGAAGGATTACTTGGTGCCCTATTCGCATCGCTAGCTGTTCTCTTATTCTTACGGAACATCCGTGCAACGATCATTGCCATCGTCTCGATTCCATTATCGTTGCTCATTGCAGCTATCTTCTTGAACTGGCAAGATATCTCACTGAATATCATGACGCTTGGTGGGATGGCTGTTGCAGTCGGTCGTGTCGTTGATGATAGTATCGTCGTCATCGAGAACATCTTCCGGCGCGTTCGAAAATCAGAAGCCGGTATGACGGATGAAATCATCGAACAATCAACGAAGGAAATTCTAAAAGCGATTACGTCATCGACGTTGACGACTGTCGTCGTCTTCTTGCCAATCGGATTTGTCGGTGGAATTACTGGTAAGTTCTTCTTACCGTTTGCTTTGACGATCATTTTCTCGTTACTTGCTTCACTACTCGTTGCCATCACGATCGTACCGATTCTTGCGAAGTTTGCTTTCAAGAAGGTACCCGCTGAAGAAAAAGAAGGCGCTCTTCAACGTTGGTATGGCAAGTTGATTGAAAAATCACTCTCGCACAAGGCAATCATCTTGATTGTATCGTTCCTCCTTCTCGGTGGTTCCCTTGCGATCGTACCGCGTCTCGGCTTTACGTTCATTCCGAACGAGGCGTCGAAGACGTTAACAGCATCGCTTGAACTCCCAGCTGCCACATCACTTGAAAAAACAAGTGACGTCTCATTTGAGATGGAAAAGATGTTCGATAAAGAACAAGCAATTGCTGACGTGACGACTTCTGTCGGAGCACGTGACTTTACGACAGGCTTACGTCTCGATAATAAAGCAAGCTACTTCCTGAACTTGAAGGACGGTGCAAACGTCGAAAAGATAATCAAGTCACTTGAAACACAGATGGAAGACATCGCTCAAGATGAAAATGTTGATGTTAAAATCAGCGTTGCTGAACTATCGACAGGTGGTCCTCCATCGAATAACAACGTCGATGTCGACTTGTTCTCAAACGACCTTGAAGCCCTTCAAGAGGCCGCAAAACTCGTCGAAGATAATATGTCGAAAAACAATGATTTGAAATATATCACAAATAACTTCAGTGAAAAACAAAAGCAATTCCTCGTTGAAATCGATCCAGAAAAAGCGAGTGATCGCGGACTATCTGGCTTCCAGATTCTTGGTACCGTCAACGACCAAACGAAGCCAGTTACAGTTGGTACGCTAAATCTCGATAATAAGGATCAAGATGTACAATTGTCTTACGAAGAAGGACTCGTCTCGAAAGAAGATCTCGAAGACGTCCAACTCTTCTCAGCAAACGGTCCTGTCGCTTTGAAAGATGTCGCGAACGTCAATGAAGTCGAGACGTTCACATCGATTCAAAAGCTCGACGGAAAAGTATATGCTCGCGTTTCTGGACAAGTTAAAGGAGACGACGTTCAAAACGTATCGAATGCAGTGAAAGCTGACGTCGAAAAAATTGACTTACCAGACGGTGTTTCACTGACGAGTGGTGGCGGAAACGATGATACAGTCGAAATCTTCCAATCACTCGGAATCGCAATCGTCGTTGCGATCGGACTCGTGTACCTGACAATGTTGATCACGTTCGGAAAAGCTCGGATTCCGTTCATCATCTTGTCATCTCTGATCTTTGTTCCAATTGGTTCGCTCGTCACGCTCTTCTTGGCAAAAGAACCGCTATCGGTCAGTGTCATGATCGGTTTCCTCATGTTGATCGGAATCGTTACCACGAACGCAATCGTTCTCGTCGACCGGATTGGTCAAAACGTCGGACGTGGTATGCCAATTCGTGAATCATTGATTGAAGCGGGTAAAACACGATTACGCCCAATCCTGATGACTGCATTTGCAACAATCATGGCTTTGGTACCACTCGCATTAACGACTTCTTCAGGAACGTTGATCTCAAAAGGTCTTGCCTTGACGGTTATCGGCGGATTAACAACATCTACGTTGTTGACGCTCATCATCGTTCCAGTCGTCTATGAGTTGTTCTTCTTTAAAAAAGCAAAAAAAGAACGCACAACTAAGTAA
- a CDS encoding methyltransferase family protein codes for MSLWEWIFSIGSICWIGEMIRFRNRSESKSGAAEQVSFYLIFLVLSGTIVCAFLFANETVSLFMRISSCILLWCGVSLRLWGILHLKQQFTRHVVVASGDQLVSSGPYRFLRHPLYSGLLLITMSFPLFTGQSGLFILSGLLMFFFLLYRIRIEEAMLTKGFGPAYTVWAAKRKRLIPFIY; via the coding sequence GTGTCACTTTGGGAATGGATCTTCAGTATTGGTAGTATCTGCTGGATCGGTGAGATGATCCGTTTCCGGAATCGCTCTGAGTCCAAGTCAGGGGCAGCAGAACAGGTTAGTTTTTATTTGATTTTCCTCGTCCTAAGCGGAACGATCGTCTGCGCTTTCCTCTTTGCGAATGAAACCGTTTCTTTATTCATGCGCATCTCTTCATGCATTTTGTTATGGTGTGGCGTTTCCCTAAGACTATGGGGAATCCTGCATTTAAAACAGCAGTTCACGCGTCATGTCGTCGTGGCATCTGGTGATCAGCTCGTCAGTAGCGGTCCTTATCGTTTTTTACGTCACCCGTTATACAGTGGATTGTTGTTGATTACGATGAGCTTCCCCTTGTTCACCGGTCAGTCCGGACTTTTCATTCTTTCTGGACTTTTGATGTTCTTTTTCTTACTCTACCGGATTCGAATCGAGGAAGCGATGTTAACGAAAGGTTTTGGACCCGCGTATACGGTATGGGCCGCAAAACGAAAACGATTGATTCCATTCATCTATTAA
- a CDS encoding PTS transporter subunit IIC has product MTTLKEYAMDRMVKVSAGMANAVLVTLGVGLLIETLGNLLHIQMLLTIGGVAKVLLAPALGAGIAFQLGGNTLVLFSAMIAATIGGAALQSTASGLVLVPGQPISALLAAAVAVYVGKRMTGKTKFDMMVIPMSAVLAGGVTGIGAAAVTTPLLTKFSAMITASVESSPIATSLVIALIFSILLMSPASSAALAIALQLDPVASAAALIGCSAQFVGFTLMAYRQTDPGGLIASFFVTPKVQFPNIVKNPRLVVAPFLAAMISAPVATLLLSLKVPYELAGLGLNSMIAPLNIFVNQGPQAFLVFFLTGVVLPGVLTLVFYRLTTVAGWTKRGDLHLEIQ; this is encoded by the coding sequence ATGACAACGTTGAAAGAATATGCGATGGATCGAATGGTAAAAGTATCAGCTGGAATGGCAAATGCCGTTCTTGTAACACTTGGTGTCGGACTCCTGATTGAGACGCTCGGAAATCTTCTACATATCCAAATGCTACTGACGATTGGCGGCGTCGCAAAAGTACTACTCGCCCCAGCACTTGGTGCCGGTATCGCCTTTCAGCTCGGAGGAAACACACTCGTCTTGTTCAGCGCGATGATCGCAGCGACGATTGGTGGTGCTGCCCTTCAATCAACTGCTTCCGGACTCGTTCTTGTTCCTGGGCAACCCATCAGCGCATTACTCGCTGCTGCTGTCGCTGTATACGTCGGAAAACGCATGACTGGAAAAACGAAATTTGACATGATGGTCATCCCGATGAGTGCTGTTCTTGCTGGTGGTGTGACTGGAATCGGTGCTGCTGCCGTCACGACACCACTCCTTACAAAATTCAGTGCCATGATTACAGCGTCAGTCGAGTCTTCTCCTATTGCTACATCTCTTGTCATCGCACTCATTTTTAGTATCTTGTTAATGTCTCCTGCTTCGTCTGCAGCACTTGCTATTGCTTTACAACTTGATCCTGTGGCAAGCGCCGCTGCACTCATTGGCTGTTCCGCTCAGTTCGTCGGCTTTACGTTAATGGCATACCGTCAGACGGATCCAGGTGGTTTGATTGCTTCGTTCTTCGTCACACCTAAAGTACAATTCCCGAATATCGTTAAAAATCCACGCCTTGTCGTTGCACCGTTTCTCGCAGCGATGATTTCAGCGCCTGTCGCAACGTTACTTCTATCATTGAAAGTGCCTTACGAACTTGCTGGACTCGGACTCAACTCGATGATTGCTCCACTCAATATCTTCGTCAACCAAGGTCCTCAGGCGTTCCTCGTCTTCTTCTTGACTGGTGTTGTTCTACCTGGCGTCTTAACGCTCGTCTTCTATCGATTGACGACCGTCGCCGGTTGGACGAAACGTGGCGATCTTCATCTCGAAATTCAATAA
- a CDS encoding metallophosphoesterase family protein, whose product MKVMLFTDIHGNASALRAVLSYLDQQSDIDAVYCLGDLVGIGPEHNEVIDLLKQRPDIQTISGNHDECVLALIHGETYPGSYRHAKEHHQWIADTLTQENQKYLERLPRALNIMHQEQTMHLTHYAYADQTKKIGEEPLKQAVDGTKENLSVLFAGSKARIIGFGHHHPAQQVDTEQTLFINPGALGCQETAIAPIAIIDWQKDHVRSEILEISYDDRRFLDVLNKTEMPERELMRRLFFGSRT is encoded by the coding sequence ATGAAAGTCATGCTTTTTACAGATATTCATGGCAATGCATCAGCATTACGTGCGGTATTGTCTTATCTTGATCAACAATCAGATATCGATGCCGTCTATTGTCTCGGTGATCTTGTCGGCATTGGACCAGAACATAATGAGGTCATTGATCTATTGAAGCAACGACCTGATATTCAAACGATTTCTGGGAATCATGATGAATGTGTCCTTGCTTTAATCCATGGGGAGACCTATCCAGGTAGCTATCGACATGCTAAAGAGCACCATCAATGGATCGCGGATACGTTGACGCAAGAAAATCAAAAGTATTTGGAACGTTTACCGCGTGCCTTAAACATCATGCATCAGGAACAAACGATGCACCTGACACACTATGCTTATGCCGACCAGACGAAGAAGATTGGTGAAGAGCCATTAAAGCAAGCAGTAGATGGAACGAAAGAAAACTTATCCGTTCTGTTTGCTGGAAGTAAGGCGCGGATCATTGGCTTCGGTCATCATCATCCAGCGCAACAAGTCGATACAGAGCAAACGCTCTTTATTAATCCTGGTGCACTTGGATGTCAGGAAACAGCCATCGCCCCGATAGCAATTATCGATTGGCAGAAGGACCACGTCCGTTCGGAAATCCTGGAGATTTCATATGATGATCGACGATTTTTAGATGTACTCAATAAGACGGAGATGCCAGAACGTGAGTTGATGCGGCGTCTCTTCTTCGGCAGTAGAACATGA
- a CDS encoding TetR/AcrR family transcriptional regulator has product MTQSDKETLILDSAMACFSELGYKGTTIERVARRAHVGKPTVYQLFESKLNLFESLVTRVLQEMKEEAERAYVEHATVEENKQAMIDAIVYHQQQHLFILQIIEETRNLKLQEMQELRTRIERHVVEYLKTLLETRLGQDDRDVPVDVTAFLIFRTYIALIAEWPLIARPLELDTIRRAMLRIL; this is encoded by the coding sequence ATGACACAGTCTGATAAAGAAACACTGATACTCGACTCAGCGATGGCTTGTTTTTCTGAACTCGGTTATAAAGGAACGACAATTGAGCGTGTCGCCCGACGCGCTCATGTCGGGAAACCGACCGTTTATCAACTGTTTGAAAGCAAACTCAACTTATTTGAATCTCTCGTGACACGTGTGCTACAAGAGATGAAAGAAGAAGCGGAACGCGCTTATGTCGAACATGCGACGGTGGAAGAAAATAAACAAGCCATGATCGATGCCATCGTTTATCATCAGCAACAACATTTGTTCATTCTTCAAATCATCGAAGAAACACGCAACTTAAAATTACAAGAGATGCAGGAATTACGGACACGAATCGAACGACATGTCGTCGAATATCTTAAAACGCTACTTGAGACGCGCCTTGGACAAGATGATCGCGATGTACCAGTCGACGTCACAGCCTTTTTGATTTTCCGGACGTACATTGCGTTGATTGCCGAATGGCCATTGATTGCTCGTCCGCTCGAACTTGATACGATTCGTCGTGCCATGTTGCGTATCCTATGA
- a CDS encoding sterol desaturase family protein encodes MLDIYRRFFLFPDILIMLVLLIGISSYTIAQPFHWSILLFFCLGLIVFSFSEYLTHRFLFHLPPPKNAFGRKLLKRLHYDHHAHPNELHLLFLPIWYSLPNLGFFAALTYLLTQSVVSTAAAASGLIVMLLVYEWKHYVAHVPLKPRTRFGKWMKKTHLLHHFKNEHYWFGVSNPVGDWLFGTLKDEKTVASSQTARNLEKNREYEKPPIS; translated from the coding sequence ATGTTGGACATCTATCGCCGTTTTTTTCTATTTCCTGATATTTTAATCATGCTCGTACTACTGATTGGAATAAGCAGTTATACCATTGCACAGCCGTTTCATTGGTCGATCCTACTGTTTTTTTGCCTTGGACTTATTGTCTTTAGCTTTAGTGAATACCTGACCCATCGGTTTTTGTTCCATTTACCACCACCGAAGAATGCATTCGGACGAAAGTTGTTGAAACGACTTCACTATGATCATCATGCGCATCCGAATGAACTGCACCTGTTATTTTTACCGATTTGGTATTCGTTACCGAATCTCGGATTTTTTGCAGCTCTGACGTATCTTTTGACACAGTCTGTCGTTTCGACAGCGGCAGCTGCAAGTGGATTGATCGTCATGTTACTTGTTTACGAATGGAAGCATTATGTGGCGCATGTTCCGCTGAAGCCGAGAACGCGTTTTGGAAAATGGATGAAAAAGACGCATCTGTTGCATCACTTCAAAAATGAACACTACTGGTTCGGTGTCTCGAATCCGGTAGGAGATTGGTTGTTTGGAACGCTGAAGGATGAAAAAACAGTTGCTTCTAGTCAAACGGCACGAAATTTAGAAAAGAATCGAGAATATGAAAAACCGCCAATCAGCTAA
- a CDS encoding phytoene desaturase family protein yields the protein MKKRAIVIGAGLAGMSAAIRLAGDGYAVTMLEKNANVGGKLNQRSGKGFTFDTGPSILTMPWVLEQLFSSVHRNLDDYLEIERIEPQWRTFFEDGTKIDVKGDLPGMLEEVEQVSSRADFVELFRYSKQMYDLCLDSFYKYSLEDLKDLKKYHTMSDLLKMDPMNTVATGTKKHLNDPYLEQLFNYMVMYVGSNPYQAPAVFNQMIYVQMGLGIYYVKGGMYQIARAMKRLLDELRVTVHLNSPVEQIVLENKKAVGVLSNGTFHAADIVVSNLEVIPTYERIVPEKKARKQAKKLQASFAPSVSGLVLLLGVNREYSGLAHHNFFFSENPEREFAQMFKEGTPPEDPTIYVGVSSKSDASQAPEGKDNLFVLTHVPPLTLQKGEVDWDAYREVVLDKLERMGLHGLRESIEFEYRFTPEDLKELYGPNGGSIYGVAADRKKNGGFKIPSKSDLYEGLYFVGGSTHPGGGVPMVTLSGQLTADLIRKHEGAVPTP from the coding sequence TTGAAGAAACGCGCAATCGTCATTGGAGCCGGTCTTGCCGGTATGTCTGCTGCCATTCGTTTAGCTGGAGATGGTTATGCGGTCACGATGCTTGAAAAGAATGCGAACGTTGGAGGGAAACTGAATCAACGTAGTGGAAAAGGGTTTACTTTCGATACTGGTCCTTCCATCTTAACGATGCCTTGGGTACTGGAACAACTCTTCTCAAGCGTACATCGGAACTTAGATGATTACTTAGAAATCGAACGCATTGAGCCACAATGGCGAACGTTCTTTGAGGACGGCACAAAAATCGATGTCAAAGGTGACTTACCTGGAATGCTTGAAGAAGTCGAGCAGGTTTCGTCACGTGCTGATTTCGTCGAATTGTTCCGCTACTCAAAGCAAATGTATGATTTATGTCTCGACAGTTTCTATAAATATAGTCTTGAAGATTTAAAGGATTTAAAAAAATATCATACGATGTCTGATTTGTTGAAGATGGATCCGATGAATACCGTTGCAACCGGTACGAAAAAACATCTCAATGATCCGTATCTTGAACAACTGTTCAACTACATGGTCATGTACGTTGGTTCCAATCCATATCAAGCACCTGCAGTCTTCAATCAGATGATTTACGTTCAAATGGGGCTTGGTATCTATTATGTCAAAGGTGGTATGTATCAAATTGCGCGTGCGATGAAACGTTTGCTCGATGAACTCCGTGTTACGGTTCATCTCAACTCACCAGTCGAACAAATTGTCCTTGAGAATAAAAAAGCCGTCGGTGTTCTATCGAACGGAACCTTCCATGCAGCAGACATCGTCGTTTCAAACCTTGAGGTCATTCCGACTTACGAACGGATCGTACCTGAGAAAAAAGCCCGGAAGCAAGCTAAAAAATTACAGGCGTCGTTCGCACCATCCGTCTCCGGACTCGTATTACTACTCGGTGTGAATCGTGAGTATAGTGGGTTAGCTCATCATAATTTCTTTTTCTCAGAAAATCCAGAGCGTGAATTCGCCCAAATGTTCAAAGAAGGTACCCCTCCTGAGGATCCGACGATTTACGTTGGTGTCTCGTCAAAATCCGACGCTTCCCAAGCTCCTGAAGGGAAGGATAACTTATTCGTCTTGACGCATGTTCCACCACTAACACTTCAAAAAGGAGAGGTCGACTGGGATGCGTACCGCGAAGTCGTTCTCGATAAACTGGAACGAATGGGCCTTCACGGACTTCGTGAATCGATCGAGTTCGAATATCGTTTTACACCGGAAGATTTGAAGGAACTATATGGTCCAAACGGTGGATCGATTTATGGAGTCGCAGCAGATCGGAAGAAAAACGGTGGATTCAAGATCCCATCAAAGAGTGACTTATACGAAGGGCTTTATTTCGTCGGCGGTTCTACTCATCCAGGTGGTGGTGTTCCGATGGTCACCTTGTCCGGTCAATTGACAGCGGACTTGATTCGAAAACATGAAGGTGCTGTTCCTACGCCTTAA
- a CDS encoding M15 family metallopeptidase: MKYIKTLITTLTLTAVCTTAYIPTADASTSSYRQAKTALHLRKGASIEQPSIAVIPTGVYVTELSKIGTWSKVQYGTKIGYASTKYLLTDEQIGGKRISKTLIANKNLALRSTYAPGENQQARAAFEKMRLAAKKEGITLVAFSTYRSYAYQKALFDKYVARDGYEKASTYSAEPGKSEHQTGLAFDIGGADSSKYAMFSFAKTKEAKWLFANAHRYGFHLRYPSGKESWTGYTYESWHYRYVGATLAARLKVSGLTMEEYFHLAPWKPIKVSTP; this comes from the coding sequence ATGAAATACATCAAGACACTCATCACGACGTTGACATTAACAGCGGTCTGTACAACAGCGTACATACCAACAGCCGATGCATCGACTTCTTCTTATCGACAAGCGAAGACAGCTCTTCATTTACGTAAAGGAGCATCGATTGAACAACCGAGTATTGCCGTCATTCCAACAGGTGTTTACGTGACGGAACTGTCGAAAATCGGTACGTGGTCAAAAGTACAATATGGAACGAAGATTGGTTATGCGAGCACGAAGTATCTACTGACGGATGAACAAATCGGTGGAAAACGGATCAGCAAGACCCTTATTGCGAATAAGAATTTAGCGCTCCGCTCGACGTATGCGCCTGGAGAGAATCAACAAGCAAGAGCGGCATTTGAAAAGATGCGTCTTGCAGCAAAAAAAGAGGGAATCACGCTTGTTGCGTTTAGTACATATCGTTCTTATGCCTATCAAAAGGCGCTATTTGATAAATATGTCGCTCGAGATGGATACGAAAAAGCAAGTACGTATAGTGCAGAACCGGGTAAAAGCGAACATCAGACTGGACTTGCTTTTGATATCGGTGGAGCAGATTCTTCGAAATATGCAATGTTTAGCTTTGCAAAAACAAAAGAAGCGAAGTGGTTGTTTGCAAATGCTCACCGGTATGGCTTCCATCTTCGCTATCCATCAGGCAAAGAGTCTTGGACGGGTTATACGTATGAAAGCTGGCACTATCGCTATGTCGGAGCAACGCTTGCTGCTCGCCTGAAAGTCAGTGGACTAACGATGGAGGAGTACTTCCACCTTGCACCTTGGAAACCAATAAAGGTTTCGACTCCTTAA